The following DNA comes from Astatotilapia calliptera chromosome 6, fAstCal1.2, whole genome shotgun sequence.
CAACCAACATGATCTTATTGACAAGTGTCGTtggtgcattattattattattattattattattattattattattattatgatgaagctatattattattacagttacaattacataatgcaattatatattgtattatgaaatacaatgaaacattaagTTTTTGTATCGGTATCAGATCAATATCGTTGACACCACCCTTGGTATCCCACATCACTACCGCCAACATCTCCACACTTTCTACACAATGTACGGTGTTAAACTGCTGATTATATCATATTTGGATgtctgtttttgcctttaaaTATGAAGATATTTTAAATCCACTGTCTCACAAGATGATAGAtatgggaaaaaacaaaacacatacacagagtTCATAATTTAATTTAGTGTGAACGCCATTACAAACACCAGTTAACATGTGATTGCGGCATAGAACAGGTTCTGAGGTGTGATCAGTGGCTTCTTACAGCGGCTTTGTGTAACAACATAAGGGCACTGCAGGGTGGAAACAAAgtaacagagagaggaaaaaggtgACTTTTGTTCAATGATGGCACAGAAGGCGATTTTGTTGACTTAGTGGCTAAACAAATTATCTTCTGCCGTATGTCTAAAGCAAGGCAACACAGCATCAGGCATGTGCTTTACCTTTGAGATGATGATGACCGTTGAACtttaacacaacaaaataaaatcaagattaCAGTACCAGCTTTTATATTCTAATggctaaaaacaggaaagtgATTTGTTGTGGTCTCAGTGCTTATAAATGAAATGGCAGGACTAACAGTAATTACATCTATTTACACGACTTTTCCTGTGCTGCAGTTTGTTCAGTACTACTGTTGTGTAGGAAGCATAATTTCATCGCAAATCTTCCCAGTCCACATTCTGGTGTCCAGTTTGAGTGGAATGATTTGGACTGCACAGAAGCTTGCGGCAACAATTCAAACATATGATGGGGTTGTCACGTCTGCGTGTTCGATCATACCTGGCTCTTCCAAAAACCACTGTACCTCCCATAAAATGACGCCGTCATGtgagaacaaaaacacatcctTCCTCCCGTTGGTTCAACTGCAAATTGTGAGGACGCAGTTTGACCAATAGGAGGAGAGGATAAGCAAAGAGAGGGGCACAGACTCGATGAAACGTCCTGTGGCGTACAGGAGGCAGGAAGTGGACGAGCACAAATGGCCTTTACTGGACTTTGGTGACGGCCTCGTGGATGGACTGAGCGACGTAGTCGATATTCTTGCTGGTCAGGCCGCACATGTTGATGCGGCCGCTAGCCATCAGGTACACGTGCTTCTCTTTGATCATGTACTCCACCTGTTTGGCTGTAGCACAAATTGCAACAGAGTGAGTGAACTTCATAAATGATGTGAAGATAAAGTGAGCCAAGACCGCTTGTTTCAAACAGAATatgaactgaggggctgcacAGAAGCCAAGTATAAGACATATAAAGATACTTTAACTGTGAAGAGCAGAGTCCAAGAACAGAAATATCAAGTTTAATACGTCTCCTTTAAGCATGTGTTGGGTATCTTGCAGGTCCCTCCACCACTGTGACACTTATCTCTGATAATCCCAGTATGTTAAAAGCAGGATGTGCTTCTACATtagtgcgtgtatgtgtgttttcactcacgAGTTAGGCCGGTGAAGCTGAACATGCCAATCTGCTGAGTGATGTGGTCCCAGGTCCCCGGGGTGCCCAGAGCTTGCAGCTTGGCCTTCAGCTGATCCCTCATCAACAGAACTCTGTCTGCCATGGTCTTCACATTACCCTTCCTAAAGTGGGGAGGCGGGATGGAGACAAGTGGGGATATTTAAAAAAGGACATAAGACAGGAAATGAGAGTAAAAGTCAGCTGACAAAGACTATGAACCTCTAAAAGTAATAGCACATGAGAGAAAGGCCAAGTGTTTCCAAAATTTCAAAACCATGCTAGCATGCACATTTGGTAACAAGCATCCATGTGCATGCACCGACGAGGAAGGTaagttattaatattaattgaaTAATCAGGTAAAAGATGAAGGGTTAGCAGGAGCTAGTATGCTAATATTAAAGCGCTGACTGATGGAGCGTACCATTCTTCAAACAGCTCAGGGCTGTTGAGGGTCTTGCTGACAATGCGTGCTCCCTGAGAAGGTGGGTTGGACCAGGTCGTCCTGACAATCTTCTCCATCTGGGACAGAACGCGGGTTAGGTTCTCGTTGTCCTTGGAAACCACAGTCAGGTTCCCCACTCTCTCATCTGTAAGTAGAGACAGACAAAATATGGCTTCACATAAAACTAATCGAGGGTAAGTAGAGGTATAAACAGTATAAACTTATTTTTGGCTAAAACACACAAGACTGTATGCATGAATGTACGTGGACCATGAGTACTCACTGTACAGGCCAAAGTTTTTGGAGAAGGACTGAGCTATAAAAAGCTCAAAGCCCTCGGAGACAAAGAAGCGGATGGCCCAGGCGTCTTTTTCCAGAGAGCCTGAGGCGAAGCCCTGGTAGGCGGAGTCAAAGAACACATACAGTTTCCTCCTCTGGAGAAGGAAAAGACGAAATACATACATtaaaattcagttcatttctttttttaattacacattAAAGCAATTTTACAAAAGAAGAAGATATTCATGGTGAGTTAGACACCACCAAGGCCATCAGATGATGGTAAAATAATGTCTTTGTACCTTCATCACTTCTGCAATCTGCTTCCATTCCTCCTGGGTCGGGTCGGTGCCAGTGGGGTTGTGTGCGCAGGCATGGAGGACAAAGATGGAGTACTCTGGAGCTTTCTGCTCAGAGAAGACAAATAATGagtaaaaatattcaaaataaatgaataaaaatgctcCCAAAGAGTCTTCTTGTTTTCATATCACTGTCTGTTGGGTTCTTGTAACTAAACAGGAGTCATCGTTCCAATCTCACCTCTAAATCATCCAGGAACCCAGTGAGGTCCAGGCCCCTCTGGGCAGCATCCCAGTAGTGGTAGGGGCGGATATCTTTGAAGCCAGCATCAGCAAATACACCGTTGTGGTTCTCTGGAAGAAGAAACGTTCAGCAGGTATTTACCACTTAAATCTGCTCTGATACCCACTGAGACGTTCACTTCATTATCGAAAAACAGTCAAACTTTCTCAACTACAATTTCCTGCATCCTAAAACTTTTCACTAACCCCAGGTGGGTGCCGAGACGTAGACGGGCGTGGCTGCGTTGTTGACGCCGTTGTACCACCGCCGCAGGAACTCTGCCCCAATCCTCAGTGCACCTGTCCCACCCAGAGCCTGGACTCCTCCAACCTGTGACAGGAAGCGGGCAGTGGGAAACGCAATCAGAGAAATATACGTATGATATTAAATACATGTTGCTTTTCACAGTTCGGCCAGAGAATTTTGTGATAAGGCTGCGGGTCACGCCTGCTTCTGAACACTGCTGTTAATATGCACCAACTTAATACACCAAGACTTGTTGGTCTTTCAGACCTTGCCTTCACAGGTTTTCCTGCCCTTATTgtcttgtttttcacttttttccctgTTCTACCTAAACTGTTGCAGTGGTAAATGCtcatatttaatataaattaaGTTTTAAATAATGAGGTTGCAGGGACGTGTGCGCACAAGAATTCCCTGTGAGTCAAAATCTCAGGCTTCAGATTGCTTGTTCAACTCTTCCTTGACCTCATGTAGATGAGAGGCCATCTCCTTCACACAGCTATGGTCGTAAGCACAACAGCTCCACCCACCTACTGTTCAAACTTTgcaaggggcagccaatcagaagaaatctGCCTTAAAAGGAGGGGAAATAAAGGTGCTTGGGTGTGAAAGACGATAAACTGAGGGGTTCAGTGTATTCAGAACTAATACACCACCACTACTGGAGtctgagaaataaaaacatggagctTTAAATTAGGGTTTCTAAGGATGTTTAAAAGAGATTAAAGACGCAGGCAAACCTGATCAGCTGATACTCATCCAGTTATGTCCATTAATCAATGGAAAGCTGAGGTACAGATTAAAATTGAAAGAACTTTTAATCAAtgtaaaatgtgcttttatttcctttttatttcactgc
Coding sequences within:
- the LOC113024685 gene encoding aspartate aminotransferase, cytoplasmic-like, which codes for MSLFSDVPQAPPVAVFKLTADFREDTHPQKVNLGVGAYRTDDCQPWVLPVVKKVERLIVEDESLNHEYLPILGLPEFRSAASKVALGDDSPAIKENRVGGVQALGGTGALRIGAEFLRRWYNGVNNAATPVYVSAPTWENHNGVFADAGFKDIRPYHYWDAAQRGLDLTGFLDDLEKAPEYSIFVLHACAHNPTGTDPTQEEWKQIAEVMKRRKLYVFFDSAYQGFASGSLEKDAWAIRFFVSEGFELFIAQSFSKNFGLYNERVGNLTVVSKDNENLTRVLSQMEKIVRTTWSNPPSQGARIVSKTLNSPELFEEWKGNVKTMADRVLLMRDQLKAKLQALGTPGTWDHITQQIGMFSFTGLTPKQVEYMIKEKHVYLMASGRINMCGLTSKNIDYVAQSIHEAVTKVQ